A section of the Pseudorasbora parva isolate DD20220531a chromosome 2, ASM2467924v1, whole genome shotgun sequence genome encodes:
- the LOC137048842 gene encoding transmembrane protease serine 9-like has translation MKFYTPLIVVGTILLNIAGFRCQLDVCGQAPLNNKIVGGQDAKAGSWPWQVSIQSARHFCGGSLINKDWVLSAAHCFQSTSIGTITIYLGLQSQSGSNPFMEIRTARFINHPNYNNPSNDNDIALLRLSSSVTFSDYIKPVCLAAAGSTFAAGTKSWVTGWGLLQSGDTQIPNILQEVQIPIVGNSDCNKAYGGSITSNMLCAGLLNQGGKDSCQGDSGGPMVSKNGSQWIQSGVVSFGVGCADPKYPGVYARVSRYQDWINSNIDSNQPGFVEFNSSGFRSSPNLLLLSIPLTFSIIPFICSLNLCSLCQLDVCGQAPRNTKIVGGANAVAGSWPWQASLRRVPSGSHFCGGSLINKEWVLSAAHCVRSTTESDVKIYLGLQFLSGSNPFEISRAVTQIIPHPSYSPTGQNNDIALLKLSTSVTFNDYIKPVCLAATGSVFGGGTKSWVTGWGKLHFEDTSIPNTLQEVQIPIVNNSVCNTAYGGIITNNMLCAGVNEGGKDSCQGDSGGPMVSKNSSQWIQSGVVSFGRDCAQPNFPGVYTRVSQYQSWISSQISSDQPGFVLFSSLESSSGSPSHLFFPLFFTFSPIIPLIFSYLFS, from the exons ATGAAGTTTTACACACCTTTGATTGTTGTTGGAACCATACTTCTCAACATAGCAG GTTTTCGCTGCCAGTTAGATG TATGTGGTCAAGCTCCCCTCAACAACAAGATTGTTGGAGGACAGGATGCAAAGGCAGGGTCCTGGCCGTGGCAAGTCAGCATTCAAAGTGCCAGGCATTTTTGTGGCGGGAGTCTAATCAATAAAGACTGGGTTTTGTCTGCAGCTCACTGCTTCCAAAG CACCTCCATAGGTACCATTACGATCTACCTGGGACTTCAGAGCCAGTCGGGATCAAACCCTTTTATGGAAATTAGGACAGCAAGATTCATTAACCATCCTAATTATAACAATCCTAGCAATGACAATGACATAGCACTGCTCCGGCTCTCTTCCTCTGTGACTTTCTCTGATTATATTAAGCCAGTCTGTCTGGCGGCAGCCGGAAGTACATTTGCTGCAGGTACAAAGAGCTGGGTCACTGGATGGGGCCTGTTACAATCTGGAG ACACCCAGATTCCTAACATACTGCAGGAGGTGCAGATACCTATTGTGGGCAACAGTGACTGTAATAAGGCTTATGGAGGTAGCATCACAAGCAATATGCTTTGTGCTGGATTGTTAAATCAAGGAGGGAAAGATTCATGTCAG GGAGACTCTGGAGGTCCAATGGTCAGTAAGAACGGCTCCCAGTGGATTCAGTCTGGCGTTGTGAGTTTTGGTGTAGGATGTGCTGATCCCAAATATCCTGGTGTGTACGCCCGAGTGTCTCGGTACCAGGACTGGATCAACTCTAACATAGACAGCAACCAGCCTGGATTTGTTGAATTCAATTCCAGTGGATTTAGAAGCTCACCCAACCTGCTTTTATTGTCCATTCCTCTCACATTCTCCATTATTCCTTTCATCTGCTCCCTAAATCTCT GCTCACTTTGCCAGTTAGATG tgtgtgGTCAAGCCCCCCGCAACACCAAGATTGTTGGAGGAGCAAATGCAGTTGCAGGGTCTTGGCCCTGGCAGGCAAGCCTCCGTCGTGTTCCATCTGGAAGTCATTTTTGTGGGGGGAGTCTAATCAATAAAGAATGGGTTTTGTCTGCAGCTCACTGCGTACG TTCCACCACCGAATCTGATGTAAAAATCTACCTGGGACTCCAGTTCCTATCAGGCTCAAACCCTTTTGAGATCTCCAGGGCAGTTACTCAGATCATCCCCCATCCCAGCTATAGCCCAACTGGCCAGAACAATGACATAGCACTGCTCAAGCTCTCCACTTCTGTGACGTTCAATGATTATATTAAGCCAGTTTGTCTGGCGGCTACTGGTAGTGTATTTGGTGGTGGTACTAAGAGCTGGGTCACTGGATGGGGCAAGCTCCATTTTGAAG ACACCTCTATTCCAAACACACTGCAAGAGGTGCAGATACCAATTGTGAACAACAGTGTTTGTAATACAGCCTATGGAGGCATCATTACAAACAACATGCTGTGCGCTGGAGTAAATGAGGGTGGGAAAGATTCATGTCAG GGAGACTCTGGAGGTCCAATGGTCAGTAAGAATAGCTCTCAGTGGATTCAGTCTGGCGTTGTGAGTTTTGGTCGAGACTGTGCACAACCCAATTTTCCTGGCGTTTACACAAGAGTGTCTCAATACCAGTCCTGGATCAGCTCTCAGATAAGCAGCGACCAGCCTGGATTTGTCTTATTCAGTTCCCTTGAATCCAGCTCAGGCTCACCCAGTCACctcttttttcctctttttttcacCTTTTCCCCCATCATTCCTCTGATTTTCTCCTATCTGTTTTCTTAA